The Amycolatopsis sp. DG1A-15b genome window below encodes:
- a CDS encoding TetR/AcrR family transcriptional regulator, translating to MPKILGESLEAHRREVRSRVFDVLRAQLYERGFDAITLAGVASAAGVGRTALYNHFPDKESLLVAFVEDEAAQYVTRLTEAVEAQADPVDQLATFVRLQLRVLAEYHMPPGTALASALAPAAYRRISAHADPITDRLRAILTGGVDLGRWPAEDPDVLIPMITAALGNRTLVDGPAGQLEDVVEAAVRFVLRAVGATV from the coding sequence ATGCCGAAGATTCTCGGTGAGTCGCTGGAGGCGCACCGGCGCGAGGTCCGGTCCCGGGTCTTCGACGTCCTGCGCGCGCAGCTCTACGAGCGCGGCTTCGACGCGATCACCCTCGCCGGCGTCGCGTCGGCCGCCGGGGTGGGCCGAACCGCGCTGTACAACCACTTCCCCGACAAGGAGAGCCTGCTCGTCGCGTTCGTCGAGGACGAAGCGGCCCAGTACGTCACGCGGCTGACCGAAGCCGTCGAGGCCCAGGCCGATCCGGTGGACCAGCTGGCCACGTTCGTCCGGCTGCAGCTGCGCGTGCTGGCCGAGTACCACATGCCGCCGGGCACGGCGCTGGCGTCGGCACTGGCCCCGGCGGCGTACCGCCGCATCAGCGCGCACGCCGACCCGATCACCGACCGCCTGCGCGCGATCCTCACCGGCGGCGTCGACCTGGGTCGCTGGCCGGCCGAGGACCCGGACGTCCTGATCCCGATGATCACCGCGGCGCTGGGCAACCGCACCCTGGTCGACGGGCCGGCCGGGCAGCTCGAAGACGTGGTCGAGGCGGCGGTCCGGTTCGTCCTGCGTGCGGTCGGCGCGACGGTTTAG
- a CDS encoding biliverdin-producing heme oxygenase gives MSVTTDARPFSATLRASTLEVHDRANYSAYMRALLGGELTRDGYTQLAIQYYFVYGAIEAASDAMAGDGVGGEFVFDELRRLPLLERDLAHLVGPDWRETISPLASTREYVARIREASTWAGGYVAHHYTRYLGDIAGGQVIRRTLEKNYDVAEAGALFYHFDGIGSAPRFRDRYRAKLDNAPWNEDERARVIDETLVAFECNVAVFDELALRLDEFRA, from the coding sequence ATGTCGGTGACCACGGACGCCCGCCCCTTCTCGGCGACCTTGCGCGCGTCGACCCTCGAAGTCCACGACCGGGCGAACTACTCGGCGTACATGCGCGCCCTGCTCGGCGGGGAGCTGACCCGGGACGGCTACACCCAGCTGGCGATCCAGTACTACTTCGTCTACGGCGCCATCGAGGCGGCGAGCGACGCGATGGCCGGCGACGGTGTCGGCGGCGAGTTCGTCTTCGACGAGCTGCGGCGCCTCCCGCTCCTCGAACGCGACCTCGCGCACCTCGTCGGCCCGGACTGGCGAGAGACGATCTCGCCGCTCGCCTCCACCCGCGAGTACGTCGCCCGGATCCGCGAAGCGTCGACGTGGGCCGGCGGGTACGTCGCCCACCACTACACGCGCTACCTCGGCGACATCGCCGGCGGCCAGGTCATCCGGCGGACGCTCGAGAAGAACTACGACGTCGCCGAGGCGGGTGCGCTCTTCTACCACTTCGACGGCATCGGCAGCGCCCCTCGCTTCCGGGATCGGTACCGGGCGAAGCTGGACAACGCGCCCTGGAACGAAGACGAGCGCGCCCGGGTGATCGACGAGACGCTGGTGGCGTTCGAGTGCAACGTCGCCGTCTTCGACGAGCTGGCGCTGCGCCTCGACGAGTTCCGCGCCTGA
- a CDS encoding superoxide dismutase — protein MARYELPDLDYDYSALAPHISGEINELHHSKHHATYVKGANDTLDKIAEARDAGDFGSIVGLETTLAFNLAGHANHVVWWKILSPEGGDKPTGELAAAIDEAFGSFDKFKAQFTAVSTTIQGNGWGALSWDPIGKTLITQQLRDHHNNLILPTVPILLVDVWEHAFYLDYKNVKPDYVKALWNIFNWAEISKRFDNAVAGGNGLLLG, from the coding sequence ATGGCCCGCTACGAGCTCCCCGATCTCGACTACGACTACAGCGCCTTGGCGCCCCACATCTCCGGCGAGATCAACGAGCTGCACCACAGCAAGCACCACGCGACCTACGTCAAGGGCGCGAACGACACGCTCGACAAGATCGCGGAGGCCCGCGACGCCGGTGACTTCGGCTCGATCGTCGGCCTCGAGACGACGCTGGCCTTCAACCTGGCCGGCCACGCCAACCACGTCGTGTGGTGGAAGATCCTGTCGCCGGAAGGTGGCGACAAGCCGACCGGCGAGCTGGCCGCGGCGATCGACGAGGCGTTCGGTTCCTTCGACAAGTTCAAGGCGCAGTTCACCGCCGTCTCGACCACGATCCAGGGCAACGGCTGGGGCGCGCTCTCCTGGGACCCGATCGGCAAGACGCTGATCACCCAGCAGCTGCGTGACCACCACAACAACCTGATCCTGCCGACCGTGCCGATCCTGCTGGTCGACGTGTGGGAGCACGCGTTCTACCTGGACTACAAGAACGTGAAGCCGGACTACGTCAAGGCCCTGTGGAACATCTTCAACTGGGCGGAGATCAGCAAGCGCTTCGACAACGCCGTCGCGGGCGGCAACGGCCTGCTGCTCGGCTGA
- a CDS encoding arylamine N-acetyltransferase: protein MDIDAYLDRLGAGRPAAPDLATLRHLQERHLATVPFENLSTHLGEPVVLDEDALFGKIVRHRRGGFCYELNGLFAALLRELGYDAALHAAQVFRPDGTLGPPLDHAAIVVSLDSEDWLVDVGFGRFARHPLRLSAVDGQPDPDGVFLVLDAPHGDFDVLLDGEPQYRLERRPRPLADFIPMTWWQTTSPESHFTRSLTCSRPTSQGRVTLAGDKLIETVDGVRNEVPLPTPEAVHAAYRVYFGMTLTRLPVPPGGSPLTHDAHQPDTALT from the coding sequence ATGGACATCGACGCGTACCTGGACCGCCTCGGCGCCGGCCGCCCGGCGGCACCCGACCTCGCGACGCTGCGTCACCTGCAGGAACGCCACCTGGCCACGGTGCCGTTCGAGAACCTGAGCACCCACCTCGGGGAGCCGGTCGTCCTGGACGAGGACGCGCTGTTCGGCAAGATCGTGCGCCACCGGCGGGGCGGATTCTGCTACGAGCTGAACGGGTTGTTCGCCGCGTTGCTGCGCGAGCTGGGCTACGACGCCGCGCTGCACGCGGCCCAGGTCTTCCGCCCCGACGGCACGCTGGGCCCGCCACTGGACCACGCGGCGATCGTCGTTTCGCTGGACTCGGAGGACTGGCTGGTGGACGTCGGCTTCGGCCGGTTCGCCCGGCACCCGCTGCGCCTGTCCGCCGTGGACGGCCAGCCGGACCCCGACGGCGTGTTCCTGGTGCTGGACGCACCGCACGGCGACTTCGACGTTCTGCTGGACGGCGAGCCGCAGTACCGCCTGGAGCGCCGCCCGCGCCCGCTGGCCGACTTCATCCCGATGACGTGGTGGCAGACGACGTCACCGGAGTCCCACTTCACCCGCTCGTTGACGTGCTCCCGCCCGACGTCGCAGGGCCGGGTGACGCTGGCGGGCGACAAGCTGATCGAGACGGTCGACGGCGTCCGGAACGAGGTCCCGCTGCCGACTCCCGAAGCCGTCCACGCGGCGTACCGCGTGTACTTCGGGATGACTCTGACGCGTCTGCCGGTCCCACCGGGCGGGAGTCCCTTGACCCACGACGCGCACCAGCCGGACACTGCGCTGACGTGA
- a CDS encoding MFS transporter produces MFASLRVRNYRLFFTGQVISNIGTWMQRIAQDWLVFTLSGNNPIALGVAVALQFTPTLFLSLWAGVLADRVDKRRLLTWIQVAACSQAVILGVLDLSGIAALWHVYVLCFTLGVTAALEVPTRQSFVAEMVGRDQVTNAVALNSSIFNMARIVGPAIAGFAITWIGTGWLFIANALSTVAVITGLILMNPDKLFRVAAVPREKGQLAEGLRYVRRRSDLMTVMVLVLFVSTFGITYFSSLPIVAANVFHTAADGYGLLSTLVAVGTFTGALMSARRGTKGRPRVRLMLVSAFFLGVFELLTAFMPTYLTFGLGLIPLGFATMTFLNTANALVQTSVSPEMRGRVMGLYVLVLIGGNPIGGPMVGWMAQEFGGRSPFYIGGAVSAVAAVVCAVVLIRRGGISWPVKRGLGLRVLKRTKA; encoded by the coding sequence ATGTTCGCCTCGCTGCGCGTGCGCAACTACCGGCTGTTCTTCACCGGCCAGGTCATCTCGAACATCGGCACCTGGATGCAGCGCATCGCCCAGGACTGGCTGGTGTTCACCCTCAGCGGCAACAACCCGATCGCCCTCGGTGTCGCGGTCGCGCTGCAGTTCACGCCGACGCTGTTCCTCTCGCTCTGGGCCGGCGTCCTCGCCGACCGCGTCGACAAGCGGCGGCTGCTCACCTGGATCCAGGTCGCGGCGTGTTCGCAGGCCGTCATCCTCGGTGTGCTCGACCTCAGCGGGATCGCCGCGCTGTGGCACGTCTACGTCCTGTGCTTCACGCTCGGGGTGACGGCGGCGCTGGAAGTGCCGACGCGGCAGTCGTTCGTCGCCGAGATGGTGGGCCGCGACCAGGTCACGAACGCCGTCGCGCTGAACTCGTCGATCTTCAACATGGCGCGGATCGTCGGCCCGGCGATCGCCGGGTTCGCGATCACCTGGATCGGCACCGGCTGGCTGTTCATCGCGAACGCGCTCAGCACGGTCGCGGTGATCACCGGGCTGATCCTGATGAACCCGGACAAGCTGTTCCGCGTCGCGGCTGTCCCGCGCGAGAAGGGACAGCTGGCCGAGGGCCTGCGGTACGTCCGCCGCCGGTCGGACCTGATGACGGTGATGGTGCTGGTGCTGTTCGTCAGCACGTTCGGCATCACGTACTTCAGCTCGCTGCCGATCGTCGCGGCGAACGTGTTCCACACCGCGGCCGACGGCTACGGTCTCCTGTCGACACTGGTCGCGGTCGGCACCTTCACCGGCGCGCTGATGTCCGCCCGCCGTGGCACCAAGGGGCGGCCGCGGGTGCGGCTGATGCTGGTGTCCGCGTTCTTCCTGGGCGTGTTCGAACTGCTCACCGCGTTCATGCCGACGTACCTGACGTTCGGCCTCGGCCTGATCCCGCTCGGTTTCGCCACGATGACCTTCCTCAACACGGCGAACGCGCTGGTGCAGACGTCGGTCAGCCCGGAGATGCGGGGACGCGTGATGGGCTTGTACGTGCTGGTGCTGATCGGCGGCAACCCGATCGGCGGCCCGATGGTCGGGTGGATGGCCCAGGAGTTCGGCGGGCGGTCTCCGTTCTACATCGGCGGGGCGGTTTCGGCCGTGGCCGCGGTCGTGTGCGCGGTGGTGCTGATCCGGCGGGGCGGGATCTCCTGGCCGGTGAAGCGCGGCCTGGGGCTGCGGGTGCTCAAGCGGACGAAGGCCTGA
- a CDS encoding MarR family transcriptional regulator — protein sequence MSGDTHERSLASRLRLAVVRLNRRLRAQRVGDDLTLTQVAALSTLHKCGALTPGQLAAKEGVQPPSMTRVIAALEELGFVERRPHPTDGRQAIVELSESGLAYVRRAISVREAWLDRQLAELGDEEREVLSKAAEIIDRMAGN from the coding sequence ATGTCCGGCGACACGCACGAACGCTCTTTGGCGAGCCGTCTGCGTCTCGCGGTGGTCCGGCTCAACCGCCGGCTGCGGGCACAGCGCGTCGGGGACGACCTCACGCTGACGCAGGTCGCCGCGCTGTCCACCCTGCACAAGTGCGGTGCGCTGACCCCGGGTCAGCTCGCCGCGAAGGAAGGCGTTCAGCCACCTTCGATGACGAGGGTGATCGCCGCGCTCGAGGAGCTGGGGTTCGTCGAGCGGCGCCCGCACCCGACCGATGGCAGGCAAGCCATCGTCGAGCTGTCCGAGAGCGGGCTGGCCTACGTGCGGAGGGCCATCTCCGTGCGGGAGGCGTGGCTGGACCGGCAATTGGCGGAACTCGGCGACGAAGAGCGTGAAGTGCTCTCCAAAGCCGCCGAAATCATAGACAGGATGGCGGGGAACTAA
- a CDS encoding NCS2 family permease: MAEQETTRTGTSTLDRFFKITERGSTVPRELRGGLVTFVTMAYIVVLNPLIIGSFSADDAGAHKDVLGGILPVPQVAAVTALVAGVMTILMGLVANYPFAIATGLGINSLVAVTIAPQMTWPEAMGLVVIEGVIIVLLVLTGFRTAVFRAVPAALKSAIAVGIGVFICLIGLVDAGFVRRLPDAAHTTVPVGLGINGSIASWPTAVFVVGLLVTGILVVRKVKGAILIGVLTSTVLAIVVEAIVKAGPSQGTNPKGWNLGYPALPDQVLGLPNLSLVGDVSFGAWTRLPIITVCLLVFTLVLADFFDAMGTMTGLAKEADLLPADGQLPNVGKALFVEGLAGAAGGFGSASSNTVFVESASGIAEGARTGLANVVTGVLFIAAMFLTPLYQVVPVEAAAPALVVVGAMLMSQVRDIDFTDYSIALPAFLTIVVMPFTYSIANGIGAGFVSYVVIRAATGKARQVHPLMWVIALAFVAYFAVGPLQAAFR, translated from the coding sequence ATGGCGGAGCAGGAGACGACCCGCACCGGGACGTCCACACTGGACCGGTTCTTCAAGATCACCGAGCGGGGGTCGACCGTGCCGCGCGAGCTGCGCGGCGGCCTGGTCACCTTCGTCACGATGGCCTACATCGTGGTGCTGAACCCGCTGATCATCGGCAGCTTCTCGGCCGACGACGCGGGTGCGCACAAGGACGTCCTGGGCGGCATCCTCCCGGTGCCGCAGGTTGCCGCGGTGACCGCGCTGGTCGCCGGCGTGATGACCATCCTCATGGGCCTGGTCGCGAACTACCCGTTCGCCATCGCGACCGGCCTGGGCATCAACAGCCTGGTCGCGGTCACCATCGCCCCGCAGATGACCTGGCCCGAGGCGATGGGCCTGGTGGTCATCGAGGGCGTGATCATCGTGCTGCTCGTGCTCACCGGGTTCCGCACCGCGGTGTTCCGGGCCGTGCCGGCCGCGCTGAAGTCGGCGATCGCCGTCGGCATCGGCGTGTTCATCTGCCTGATCGGCCTGGTCGACGCCGGGTTCGTGCGACGGCTGCCGGACGCCGCGCACACCACCGTCCCGGTGGGCTTGGGCATCAACGGCTCCATCGCCTCGTGGCCGACCGCGGTGTTCGTCGTCGGCCTGCTGGTCACCGGCATCCTGGTGGTCCGGAAGGTCAAGGGCGCGATCCTGATCGGCGTGCTGACCTCGACCGTGCTGGCCATCGTCGTCGAGGCGATCGTCAAGGCCGGGCCGTCGCAGGGCACCAACCCGAAGGGCTGGAACCTCGGCTACCCGGCGCTGCCGGACCAGGTGCTCGGCCTGCCGAACCTCTCGCTCGTCGGCGACGTCTCCTTCGGCGCCTGGACGCGGCTGCCGATCATCACCGTCTGCCTGCTGGTGTTCACCCTGGTGCTCGCCGACTTCTTCGACGCCATGGGCACCATGACCGGTCTCGCGAAGGAGGCCGACCTGCTCCCGGCGGACGGCCAGCTGCCCAACGTCGGCAAGGCGCTGTTCGTCGAGGGCCTCGCGGGCGCGGCCGGCGGCTTCGGCTCGGCCAGCTCGAACACGGTGTTCGTCGAGTCGGCGTCCGGCATCGCCGAAGGCGCGCGGACGGGACTGGCGAACGTCGTCACCGGCGTGCTCTTCATCGCCGCGATGTTCCTGACGCCGCTGTACCAGGTGGTGCCGGTCGAGGCGGCCGCACCGGCGCTGGTCGTGGTCGGCGCGATGCTGATGTCGCAGGTCCGCGACATCGACTTCACCGACTACTCGATCGCGCTGCCCGCGTTCCTGACCATCGTCGTCATGCCGTTCACCTACTCGATCGCGAACGGCATCGGCGCCGGCTTCGTCAGCTACGTCGTGATCCGCGCCGCGACCGGCAAGGCCCGCCAGGTGCACCCGCTGATGTGGGTGATCGCGCTGGCCTTCGTGGCGTACTTCGCCGTCGGCCCGCTCCAGGCGGCGTTCCGGTGA
- a CDS encoding DUF2530 domain-containing protein produces the protein MRHTPELPKRLTDLTPVVIVGTSIWAVALVVLFFTTSGLWVQTALAGFALGFVGLAIIAWQRAAARRGSKSAQRL, from the coding sequence TTGCGGCACACGCCGGAGCTGCCCAAGAGGCTCACCGACCTGACGCCGGTGGTGATCGTAGGCACCTCGATCTGGGCTGTCGCGCTGGTGGTGCTCTTCTTCACGACTTCGGGGCTGTGGGTGCAGACGGCGCTGGCCGGCTTCGCGCTCGGCTTCGTCGGCCTGGCGATCATCGCCTGGCAGCGCGCCGCCGCCCGCCGCGGGTCGAAGTCGGCCCAGCGCCTCTGA